The Exiguobacterium aurantiacum DSM 6208 genome includes a window with the following:
- the chrA gene encoding chromate efflux transporter: protein MEKQRVTLKTLLEILFVSTRLGLTSFGGPIAHLGYFHEEYVRRRKWIDEKAYADLVALCQFLPGPASSQVGIGIGIVRGGILGGITSFIGFTAPSVIALILFALLLSGLDVSDAGWLYGLKVVAVAIVAHAILGMAGKLTPDAKTRTIAFFALSGALLVQTAYSQVLVILLAAVAGFLMFKPQNLDVKSATFPLSKRLGAVLLSLFGALLVILPILRETIESQSIALFDSFYRAGALVFGGGHVVLPLLERELVPAGFLSEEAFLAGYGAAQAVPGPLFTFASYLGTVINGVPGGLLATFAIFLPAFLLILGALPFWNALRRNPKVGGALIGVNAAVVGILIAAFYQPIFTSTVNGVVDFVFAALLFVMIAYWKLPPWALVIAGVIGGTIIGML, encoded by the coding sequence ATGGAAAAACAACGCGTGACGCTAAAGACGTTACTTGAGATTTTGTTCGTCTCGACCCGGCTCGGTTTGACGTCGTTCGGCGGACCGATCGCCCACCTCGGCTATTTCCACGAGGAATACGTCAGACGGCGGAAATGGATCGATGAGAAGGCGTACGCCGACCTCGTCGCCCTTTGCCAGTTCTTGCCGGGACCGGCAAGCAGTCAAGTCGGGATCGGCATCGGCATCGTCCGGGGCGGAATCCTCGGCGGCATCACCTCGTTCATCGGCTTCACCGCCCCGTCGGTCATCGCGCTCATCTTGTTCGCCCTATTACTATCAGGGCTTGACGTGTCGGATGCCGGCTGGTTGTACGGCTTGAAAGTCGTCGCCGTCGCCATCGTCGCCCACGCCATCCTCGGCATGGCTGGCAAACTGACACCGGACGCGAAGACACGGACGATCGCCTTTTTCGCCCTTTCCGGCGCCCTGCTCGTCCAGACGGCGTATAGCCAAGTGCTCGTCATCTTGCTTGCCGCCGTGGCCGGATTCTTGATGTTCAAGCCACAGAACTTGGACGTCAAATCGGCGACGTTCCCGTTGTCGAAACGTCTCGGTGCGGTACTGCTCAGCCTGTTCGGTGCGCTCCTCGTCATCTTGCCGATCTTGCGCGAGACGATCGAGAGCCAATCGATCGCCCTCTTCGACAGCTTTTACCGGGCCGGCGCGCTCGTCTTCGGCGGTGGTCACGTCGTCTTGCCGCTCCTTGAGCGCGAACTCGTCCCAGCCGGCTTCTTGAGCGAAGAGGCGTTCCTTGCCGGTTACGGGGCGGCCCAGGCCGTACCGGGACCGTTGTTCACGTTCGCGTCGTACCTCGGGACCGTCATCAATGGTGTACCGGGTGGACTGCTCGCGACGTTCGCGATTTTCTTACCGGCGTTCCTCTTGATCCTCGGGGCGCTCCCGTTCTGGAACGCGCTCCGTCGCAATCCGAAAGTCGGCGGTGCCCTCATCGGGGTGAACGCGGCCGTCGTCGGGATTTTGATTGCAGCGTTCTATCAACCGATCTTCACAAGCACAGTGAACGGCGTCGTCGACTTCGTCTTCGCCGCTCTCTTGTTCGTCATGATCGCCTATTGGAAACTGCCGCCGTGGGCGCTCGTCATCGCGGGTGTCATCGGCGGGACGATTATCGGGATGCTGTAA
- a CDS encoding ABC transporter permease produces the protein MKTWTFIKYDVKQQLRDRSTLFWMLLFPIVLIFGLGTMLSAIFSTEFSLPVTDVAYVETSTEEYRAPLESFLTSDELSAFLTLNRYDSVAEAEQAVNDGDADVILQLDGADVTLLYEEPTTVEFDVLEAVLTQYTAIANQQIVLAEAGVSAPFESTAFLDSTSIDLSGRTPTSLEYFTVTISIMTALFGAFYITGMLNEERPMRGSYLRIQAAPVRLIDYRLARTVSRYTLIFLQLVLVFWFSHFVYRSFSLDYARLELLLVGWFALALYGTAFGFFISSLPRLAYSTKDAIVNGFVAIIMILSGGYVPGFDQVTLAYAPWARYVFMPIFMRDGLLAILLRGGDVSLFWQSLGWLSLHVLVLIALSLLLWKGVTRRGAV, from the coding sequence ATGAAGACATGGACGTTCATCAAATACGATGTCAAACAACAGCTCCGTGACCGGTCGACGCTCTTTTGGATGCTCCTCTTCCCGATCGTCCTCATCTTCGGACTCGGGACGATGCTGTCGGCCATCTTCAGCACCGAGTTCTCTCTCCCGGTCACGGACGTCGCCTACGTCGAGACGTCGACCGAGGAATATCGGGCCCCGCTCGAATCGTTCCTCACGTCGGATGAGTTGAGCGCCTTTCTCACGCTAAACCGGTACGACTCGGTCGCCGAGGCTGAACAGGCCGTGAACGACGGGGACGCCGACGTCATCCTCCAGCTCGATGGTGCGGACGTCACGCTCTTATACGAGGAACCGACGACGGTCGAGTTCGACGTCCTCGAGGCGGTGCTCACGCAATACACGGCCATCGCCAACCAACAGATCGTGCTCGCCGAAGCGGGCGTCTCCGCTCCGTTCGAGAGCACCGCGTTCCTCGACAGCACGAGTATCGACTTATCCGGCCGCACCCCGACATCGCTCGAATACTTCACCGTCACGATTTCCATCATGACGGCGCTGTTCGGGGCTTTCTATATCACGGGGATGTTGAACGAAGAGCGACCGATGCGCGGGAGCTATCTCCGCATCCAAGCCGCCCCGGTGCGGTTGATCGACTATCGGCTCGCCCGCACGGTGAGCCGGTACACGCTCATCTTCCTTCAGCTCGTGCTCGTGTTCTGGTTCAGCCACTTCGTCTATCGGAGCTTCTCGCTCGACTACGCGCGACTCGAGTTGCTCCTCGTCGGCTGGTTCGCGCTCGCCTTGTACGGCACGGCGTTCGGCTTCTTCATCTCGAGCTTGCCGCGTCTCGCCTACTCGACGAAAGACGCGATCGTCAACGGTTTCGTCGCCATCATCATGATCCTCTCGGGCGGTTACGTCCCGGGCTTCGACCAAGTGACGCTCGCGTACGCGCCGTGGGCCCGCTACGTCTTCATGCCAATCTTCATGCGGGACGGCCTGTTGGCGATTTTGCTGCGCGGCGGTGACGTGTCCTTGTTTTGGCAAAGCCTCGGCTGGCTCTCGCTTCACGTCCTCGTCCTTATCGCACTCAGTCTCTTGCTCTGGAAAGGGGTGACGCGCCGTGGTGCTGTTTAG
- a CDS encoding CsbD family protein: protein MSKDGLNKKVDGLIDKAAGKAKEAAGKATDNRSLEREGKKDQVKGTAKEKTGQAQQNLDSLKNDRR, encoded by the coding sequence ATGAGTAAAGACGGATTGAACAAAAAAGTTGATGGATTGATTGATAAGGCGGCAGGCAAAGCGAAAGAAGCGGCCGGCAAGGCGACGGATAACCGTTCGCTCGAGCGTGAAGGGAAGAAAGACCAAGTGAAAGGCACGGCAAAAGAAAAGACCGGCCAGGCGCAGCAGAACCTGGACAGTCTGAAAAACGATCGTCGTTAA
- a CDS encoding HD domain-containing phosphohydrolase, with protein sequence MTERDQTQYQSLLRHMPQGYVEFKVVYDETGEPVDYEFFEVNAAFEKIMKAKREQFLGGRITDKLKDFEYSEREWIVQVARAVSSGEAITFEHFSRRNKAWYELSVFSERPGYVSTLFNDITPHVQENNALKQLVNVSHRFVATGRDLLINQHFLDQIRDFTGAKAVTLNLMNEDGASYSTVALSGIDELLERSLDVLGFHPVGKKWPMTEKRRELLEAESPLVFDEIGPLIDGALPKRLVKNILRIFDLGQVVLFKIEKDGVFYGDLTIVMQGQKRASRLGLVELYIVHILEQMTKADQQVGEAKDSMFEGFATVDLECIMSLHKRDILHLNKPWERVLGFPLEELENMDFIGLVHPDDVEKTEHAFAELDTARELYRFVNRYRTVDGDYRSIEWHCKVQGSYIYAVAKDVTERVQLEEELAERDRLLTKLSDQVPGAIYQFERRPDGSFSFPFFSRGFEVLTGVTPEQVDQDAGLVFTKIHPDDYPNVMATIDESYRNLTIWDAEFRVIMPDGRTTWILGSSRPEKLADGHVLWHGYIGDVTEKKKYEMEIEYLSYHDQLTGVKNRRYFDEALITYDDPAYYPLALIVVDVNGLKLTNDAFGHLVGDRLLIEATNILKREIRGKDTVARIGGDEFVLILPQTSPREAKQLSDRLNRLFHERSIEGLPISASFGEAVKIDETMSIVEVYNLAEDRMYHHKVSEKQSRRHHSIQLIMRTLYEKIPREEAHSERVAALAGKLGEAMGFTSSEVSELKTAAVLHDIGKVAISNEILDKTGPLSEAEWREIKRHPEVSYNILSTVPEYGVLSEIVLAHHERWDGKGYPKGVKAYDIPLASRIISIADTFDVMVTGRPYRQAKTIDEALKVIREEAGKQFDPMLVDVFFEKVVPTLQQ encoded by the coding sequence GTGACAGAACGCGACCAGACGCAATACCAATCCTTGTTGCGCCATATGCCCCAAGGCTACGTCGAGTTCAAAGTCGTTTATGACGAGACCGGCGAACCGGTCGACTATGAGTTTTTCGAAGTGAACGCTGCCTTCGAGAAGATCATGAAAGCGAAACGCGAGCAGTTCCTCGGCGGCCGCATCACCGACAAACTGAAAGACTTCGAATACAGCGAGCGGGAATGGATCGTCCAAGTCGCCCGGGCGGTGAGCAGCGGTGAGGCCATCACGTTCGAGCATTTCTCGCGCCGCAACAAAGCGTGGTATGAGCTGTCCGTCTTCAGTGAGCGGCCCGGCTACGTGTCGACGCTCTTCAACGATATCACCCCCCACGTGCAAGAGAACAACGCGCTCAAACAGCTCGTCAACGTCTCGCATCGTTTCGTCGCGACGGGGCGGGACTTGCTCATCAACCAACACTTCCTCGACCAGATCCGCGACTTCACAGGTGCGAAGGCGGTGACGCTCAACTTGATGAACGAGGACGGTGCGTCGTACTCGACGGTCGCCTTGTCCGGCATCGACGAATTGCTCGAGCGGAGCCTCGACGTGCTCGGTTTCCACCCGGTCGGGAAGAAGTGGCCGATGACGGAGAAGCGGCGCGAATTGCTCGAAGCGGAAAGCCCGCTCGTCTTTGACGAGATCGGGCCGCTCATCGACGGGGCGCTCCCGAAGCGGCTCGTCAAAAACATTTTACGCATCTTTGACCTCGGTCAAGTCGTCCTTTTCAAAATCGAGAAGGACGGTGTGTTTTACGGTGACTTGACGATTGTCATGCAAGGACAAAAACGGGCGAGCCGGCTCGGCCTCGTCGAGCTATATATCGTCCACATCCTCGAACAGATGACGAAAGCTGATCAGCAAGTCGGCGAGGCGAAAGACTCGATGTTCGAAGGGTTCGCCACGGTCGACCTCGAGTGTATCATGTCGCTCCATAAACGCGACATCCTTCACTTGAACAAACCGTGGGAGCGCGTGCTCGGCTTCCCGCTCGAAGAACTCGAGAACATGGACTTCATCGGGCTCGTCCACCCCGACGACGTCGAGAAGACGGAACACGCCTTCGCCGAGCTCGACACGGCGCGCGAACTGTACCGGTTCGTCAACCGTTACCGGACGGTGGATGGCGATTACCGCTCGATCGAGTGGCATTGCAAAGTACAAGGCAGTTACATCTATGCCGTCGCCAAAGACGTGACCGAGCGGGTCCAGCTCGAGGAAGAGCTGGCCGAGCGGGACCGTCTGTTGACGAAGCTGTCCGATCAAGTGCCGGGTGCGATCTACCAGTTCGAGCGCCGGCCGGACGGGTCGTTCAGCTTCCCGTTCTTTAGCCGCGGGTTCGAGGTGTTGACCGGTGTCACGCCTGAACAGGTCGATCAAGACGCAGGCCTCGTCTTCACGAAAATCCATCCCGACGATTATCCGAACGTCATGGCGACGATCGACGAGTCGTACCGCAACTTGACGATTTGGGACGCCGAGTTCCGCGTCATCATGCCGGACGGGCGAACGACTTGGATTTTAGGCTCGTCCCGCCCGGAAAAACTTGCGGACGGACACGTGCTTTGGCACGGCTATATCGGGGACGTGACCGAGAAGAAGAAGTACGAGATGGAAATCGAATATTTGAGTTATCACGACCAGTTGACCGGTGTGAAAAACCGGCGCTACTTCGATGAGGCGCTCATCACGTACGACGACCCGGCGTATTACCCGCTCGCGCTCATCGTCGTCGACGTCAACGGTTTGAAGCTGACGAACGACGCGTTCGGCCACCTCGTCGGGGACCGGTTGTTGATCGAGGCGACGAACATTTTGAAACGAGAGATCCGCGGCAAAGATACCGTCGCGCGCATCGGTGGCGACGAGTTCGTCCTGATTTTGCCGCAGACGTCACCGCGCGAGGCGAAACAATTGTCGGACCGGTTGAACCGGCTGTTCCATGAGCGGTCGATCGAAGGGTTGCCGATCTCGGCCTCGTTCGGGGAAGCCGTGAAGATCGATGAGACGATGTCGATCGTGGAAGTGTACAATTTGGCGGAAGACCGGATGTATCATCATAAAGTGTCCGAGAAACAGAGCCGCCGTCATCACTCGATCCAGCTCATCATGCGGACGCTTTACGAGAAGATCCCGCGTGAAGAGGCGCACTCCGAGCGGGTCGCCGCACTCGCCGGGAAGCTCGGCGAGGCGATGGGCTTCACGAGCTCGGAAGTGAGCGAGTTGAAGACGGCCGCCGTCTTGCACGACATCGGCAAAGTTGCCATCAGCAACGAGATTCTCGACAAGACGGGACCGCTCTCTGAGGCCGAATGGCGCGAAATCAAGAGGCACCCGGAAGTGAGTTACAATATTTTGAGCACCGTGCCCGAATACGGGGTGCTCTCGGAGATCGTGCTCGCGCATCATGAGCGTTGGGACGGGAAAGGCTACCCGAAAGGGGTGAAGGCGTACGACATCCCGCTCGCCTCGCGCATCATCTCGATCGCCGACACGTTCGACGTCATGGTGACCGGCCGCCCGTACCGTCAGGCGAAGACGATCGACGAGGCGCTCAAAGTCATCCGCGAAGAAGCGGGCAAACAGTTCGACCCGATGCTCGTCGACGTGTTCTTCGAGAAAGTCGTGCCGACGCTGCAACAATGA
- a CDS encoding ABC transporter ATP-binding protein: MSIIALDHVTKRFGETVALDDFSLHVEEGALFGLLGPNGAGKTTAISVMLNLYPADSGSIRIFDRVMPKDELAIKQRVGIVPQHVSVYDQLTVFENIQFFAELYGFKPDEAKRKTAAALDFVELSSHQKKRPPELSGGLLRRLNIACGIVHEPELIFMDEPTVAIDPQSRNTILENIRELNRRGATIIYTSHYMEEVELLCDRVAIVDEGKIIAEGTQDELKDRVMTLETARIKVDALTPGLLAKLESLERVRKVEYHEPFLEVSLEKDTPLAPLLDALHAEHVRFTSITVDRPSLNTVFLALTGKTLRE, from the coding sequence GTGTCCATCATCGCACTCGATCACGTCACGAAGCGGTTCGGGGAAACGGTCGCCTTGGACGACTTTTCCCTCCACGTCGAAGAAGGGGCGTTGTTCGGCCTGCTCGGTCCGAACGGCGCCGGCAAGACGACCGCCATCTCCGTCATGCTCAACTTGTATCCGGCCGACAGCGGCTCCATTCGCATCTTTGACCGAGTGATGCCAAAAGACGAGCTCGCCATCAAACAGCGTGTCGGCATCGTCCCGCAGCACGTCTCCGTCTACGATCAACTCACCGTGTTCGAGAACATCCAGTTTTTCGCCGAACTGTACGGGTTCAAGCCCGACGAGGCGAAGCGCAAAACCGCGGCCGCCCTCGACTTCGTCGAACTGAGCAGCCACCAGAAGAAACGTCCGCCGGAACTGTCCGGGGGGCTCCTTCGTCGTCTCAACATCGCCTGTGGCATCGTCCATGAGCCCGAACTCATCTTCATGGACGAACCGACCGTCGCCATCGACCCGCAGTCGCGGAACACGATTCTCGAGAACATCCGCGAGCTGAACCGGCGCGGGGCGACGATCATCTATACGTCCCACTACATGGAGGAAGTCGAGCTCCTCTGTGACCGTGTCGCCATCGTCGACGAAGGGAAGATCATCGCCGAAGGGACGCAAGATGAGTTGAAAGACCGCGTCATGACGCTCGAGACGGCACGGATCAAAGTCGACGCGCTCACACCGGGCCTCCTCGCGAAGCTCGAGTCGCTCGAACGGGTGCGGAAGGTCGAGTACCATGAACCGTTCCTCGAGGTGTCGCTCGAGAAAGACACCCCGCTCGCCCCGCTGCTCGATGCGCTCCATGCGGAACACGTCCGCTTCACCTCGATCACCGTCGACCGGCCGTCGTTGAACACCGTCTTCCTCGCCTTGACCGGCAAGACGCTCCGGGAGTGA
- a CDS encoding PadR family transcriptional regulator, which yields MEDRILRKLFLGFIHIHILHHASEHPVYGAWMVEELREHGYTISAGTLYPILHGMEKDGLLVRSNENVDGHIRKNYTTTDKGLVVLAEARQKAYELFKEIKE from the coding sequence ATGGAAGACCGCATCCTTAGGAAACTGTTCCTCGGCTTCATCCATATCCACATCTTGCACCATGCGTCGGAACACCCGGTGTACGGGGCTTGGATGGTCGAAGAGCTCCGGGAACACGGCTACACCATCAGTGCGGGCACGCTCTACCCGATTTTGCACGGGATGGAGAAGGACGGGCTATTGGTACGTTCAAACGAGAACGTCGACGGCCATATCCGCAAAAACTACACGACGACCGACAAAGGTCTCGTCGTCTTGGCGGAAGCCCGTCAAAAAGCGTACGAACTATTTAAAGAAATCAAGGAGTGA
- a CDS encoding ABC transporter permease, translating to MVLFRHVAKRMLRKKGLWVFTFVAMFGFALVLSFFNSTSTLSASIGILDRDGGIIAERLIAEAERFGPVTRLETTAEEDTFLEGQDIVLVIPERFTESMLQGETPRLSFSATEGSDAALIEQALNAHLSRERQLLIASGYDETGFQTLADRETERGYTVSSEPFQESVTTTARTQAFLGLLSFVMMSAFLQFIPLFVADDRDESIYSRLFAAPITPRRYVGSLALSFFAVGLFYVLMLLAFSAVLYADDIIEHLPVLSLLFIAYLGSCLAIGALIAVAASNREKANIWQISVTMAAAITGGAFIALAWLPDSLKVVGRLLPTYWFNAGVADMYAGKFPLLSLAVLVAMTGVLFAVTVLFLKKKPLTT from the coding sequence GTGGTGCTGTTTAGACATGTCGCCAAGCGGATGCTCCGGAAGAAAGGGCTGTGGGTGTTCACGTTCGTGGCGATGTTCGGCTTCGCCCTCGTCTTGTCATTCTTCAACTCGACGTCGACGCTCAGCGCCTCGATCGGTATCCTCGACCGGGACGGCGGGATCATCGCCGAACGGCTCATCGCTGAAGCCGAACGGTTCGGCCCGGTGACACGGCTCGAGACGACCGCCGAAGAAGACACGTTCTTAGAAGGGCAAGACATCGTCCTCGTCATCCCGGAACGTTTCACCGAGTCGATGTTACAAGGCGAGACGCCCCGGCTGTCGTTCTCCGCGACAGAAGGGAGTGACGCCGCCCTCATCGAACAGGCGTTGAACGCGCACTTGTCGCGGGAACGTCAACTCCTCATCGCGAGCGGGTATGACGAGACCGGTTTTCAAACGCTCGCCGACCGAGAAACGGAACGAGGCTATACCGTCTCGAGCGAACCGTTTCAAGAGAGCGTCACGACGACCGCCCGGACGCAAGCGTTCCTCGGCTTGTTGTCGTTCGTCATGATGTCGGCGTTCCTCCAGTTCATCCCGTTGTTCGTCGCCGACGACCGGGACGAGTCGATTTATTCACGTCTGTTCGCCGCTCCGATCACGCCGCGCCGGTACGTCGGCTCGCTCGCCTTATCATTCTTCGCGGTCGGTTTGTTTTATGTGCTCATGCTCCTCGCTTTCAGCGCCGTCCTCTATGCGGACGACATCATCGAACATTTGCCTGTCCTGTCGCTCTTGTTCATCGCCTACTTGGGCAGTTGTCTCGCGATCGGGGCGCTCATCGCGGTCGCCGCGTCGAACCGGGAGAAGGCGAACATTTGGCAAATCTCCGTGACGATGGCGGCCGCAATCACCGGGGGAGCCTTCATCGCGCTCGCGTGGCTCCCCGATTCCCTCAAAGTCGTCGGCCGGCTGCTTCCGACGTATTGGTTCAATGCGGGCGTCGCCGACATGTACGCCGGCAAGTTCCCGCTCTTGTCGCTCGCTGTCCTCGTCGCGATGACCGGCGTCCTCTTTGCGGTCACCGTCCTGTTCTTGAAAAAAAAGCCGCTCACGACATGA